The following coding sequences lie in one Euhalothece natronophila Z-M001 genomic window:
- a CDS encoding energy-coupling factor ABC transporter ATP-binding protein, producing the protein MKDVAISVQNLTFGWSAQKPILKGCSLEIPQGEFWMLLGNNGSGKSTLLKILSGLLSPQSGECYVQQPLGFVFQNPDHQLVMPTVGADVAFGLVSEGLSWPQVRDRVQEALSAVNLLGWERRPIYALSGGQKQRIAIAGAIARHCPVLLLDEPTALLDPETQGELVEQVRSLVKSRGMTALWVTHRLDELDYCDRAFILEEGNITKEGPPQELKNYVIQSTA; encoded by the coding sequence GTGAAAGACGTAGCAATTTCTGTTCAAAATTTAACATTTGGTTGGTCTGCTCAAAAACCAATTCTCAAAGGTTGCTCTCTGGAAATTCCTCAAGGAGAGTTTTGGATGCTTTTGGGGAATAATGGCAGTGGTAAATCAACGTTATTAAAAATTTTAAGTGGTTTATTGAGTCCTCAGAGTGGGGAATGCTATGTGCAACAACCCTTAGGGTTTGTGTTTCAAAATCCTGATCATCAGTTAGTGATGCCAACAGTGGGGGCGGATGTGGCATTTGGGTTGGTATCAGAGGGGTTAAGTTGGCCCCAAGTGCGCGATCGCGTTCAAGAAGCCCTCAGCGCTGTTAATTTGTTGGGTTGGGAGAGACGACCAATTTATGCCCTCAGTGGAGGACAAAAACAACGAATTGCCATTGCCGGCGCGATCGCGCGTCATTGTCCAGTATTATTATTAGATGAACCAACAGCACTCCTTGATCCTGAGACGCAAGGGGAGTTAGTAGAACAGGTGCGTTCTCTGGTGAAAAGTCGCGGTATGACTGCTCTGTGGGTGACCCATCGCTTGGATGAACTTGACTACTGCGATCGCGCTTTTATCCTCGAAGAAGGCAACATTACCAAAGAAGGTCCACCACAGGAATTAAAAAATTATGTTATTCAGTCCACTGCTTGA